A stretch of DNA from Pseudanabaena galeata CCNP1313:
GGTTGTCAATACTTAAAGATTTTTGTTTGGGAACTAGCCACTTACCAAACTTGGCGTAGATAGCAGGAATTACCAATAGGGTCAAAATCGTAGAGGTAATCAAGCCACCTAAAACCACGATCGCTAGAGGTTGTAAGATTTCATTCCCAGCGCTACTAGAAATTGCCAAGGGCAGCATTCCTAACGCAGAAGTGAGTGCAGTCATCAAAATGGCATTAACTCGTTCCATAGAACCTTTAAAAATTACATCTTTAAGAGGCATTCCTTGAGCAAATTTATTGTTGTAGTTATCAACTAGCAACAAGCCATTACGCACAGCAACTCCAAACAGAGTAATGAAACCAATGAGGGAGGCAATGGAAATGACACCACCAGTAAGCGCAACGGAAATAATCCCACCGACTAAAGCTAGAGGTAAGTTGATCATGATGGCGATCGCTGCAGGGATGGATTTCACAGAGAAGAACATCAATACAGCGATCACGATCGCCGCGAGAATACTGAACACTAAAAGATTATTAGTGGCTCGTTCCTCTGACTCAAACTGTCCGCCATATTGGATAAAGTAGCCATTGGGCAGTTTCACTTTTTGCTGAATCTGAGCTTGAATGTCTTTGACAACGCTATTGAGATCCCGACCAGCAACGTTGGTAGAAACTACGATTAGCCGTGAAACATCTTCACGATTGATCACATTTGCGCCCATACCGTAACTAATCTGAGCAACTTCACCGAGGGATATCTGTTGCCCTGTCGGGGCGATCAGAGGGATAGCGCGAATGTCATCGAGGCTATTACGAGATGATTCTTGTAATAGGACGACAGTATCAACTAGCTGCTGATTTTCTGATAGTTGCGAAACGACACGACCATTCAGAGCAGTTTCGACAACATTGGATATCTGTTCCATACTCAATCCATAGGTTGCCGCCGCCGTGCGGTTGTATTGAATCTGGACTTGACGGATTGGTAATTGCGGTTCTAGTTGCAAATCTACAAGCCCAGCAACAGGCTCGATCGCATCGCGTACTTGTTCACCGATGGTTCGCAGTTGGGCGAGGTCAGAGCCATAGATTTTGACCGCGATCGCACTTCTGACACCCGATAGCACTTCATCCATACGGTGCGAAATAAATCCACCAATATTCGGAGCCACCCCTGGTAATTTGTTGAAGGCTTCCCGCAATTGCTTGATGCTTTCTTCCCGATTTTTCAGAGCGGCATCGCTTAATTCCACATCCACATGAGCCATGCTTACGCCTGCACCATCTGCGTCACCAGGGGCGCGTCCTGACCTCACTTGCACCCACTCATATAATGGATTGCCCTTGAGCGAGTTATATAGTGCCATCCCTGCGCGATTGGTCATATCTAAAGATACCCCAGGAAAAAGCACCATCGAGTTAACCATTGACTTTTCTCGAAATTCGGGCAGAAAAACTCGTCCGAGGGAGGGAACTATCACACTCGTTGCAACCAGGGCGGCAAGTGCGAAACCGATAATAATCATCGGCGATCGCATCGACAAACTTAGGAATGGACGATACAAGCGTTCTGCCCACCGTGAAACAAAAGTACCTTCTTGTGGCAAGGTTTGGTCTGCCAATAGGATCGCACAAAGGGCAGGTGAAACCGTCATTGCAACTAGAGTCGAAGCCGCAATTGACAGTAGATAGGCTAATCCCATCGGCGCAAAAATGCGACCTTCCACACCCGTCAAACTAAAAATCGGGGCAAACACAACCACGATAATAACAGTGGAAAAAATCACCGCTAGACGAACTTCTACAGAAGTGTCATACACCACCTGAAAAGGATGTTTAGGATTACCCTGTGCTTGATTGGTTCTTAGTCCGCGATAACAGTTTTCCATGTCCACGATCGAGTCATCGACAACCGAACCGATCGCTACGACTAAACCACCTAAGGTCATTGTGTTAATGCCTAAGCCAAAGGCTTTCATCAGCATCAACCCGATCAAAAGTGATAAAGGAATCGCAGTTAGAGTAATTACAGCAGTGCGCCAGTTCATCAAAAATAGCAACATGATCACCGATACAATCACGATGCCTTCGATCAACGAACCACTGACATTCTTAATTGCAGCATCGATAAAGTTAGCTTGACGGAAAGTGCGAGCAACTTGGACATCGGCGGGCAATGTCGTTTGCAAAGACTGCATTACGGCTTCTACACCCTTGGTGACAGTGGGCGTATCCACATCAGGCTGTTTGTTAATCATCAGCACCACCGCAGGTTTACCGTTAAAGCTACCATCGCCACGCTTTAACGCTGTTCCCGTTTTGACCTCAGCTACATCTCTCAACAGAATTGGTTTGCCATTATCAACCTTGACTACTGATTGCTGTAAGTCTTGAATTGATTTGACTTTGCCAATACCGCGTACAAGTAGTTCCTGACCACCGCCAATCTGGAAGCCAGCAGGTGCGTTAGAATTTGCGCCTCTAGCTGCATCAGTAACTTCAGTCAGAGAAACATTCAGCGATCGCAATTTGGCAGGATTGACTAGCACCTGATTCTGACGTTCATCACCACCATAAATGGTCACCTGAGTCACCCCTGGGACGGATAAAATCTGGTTTCTCAGATTCCCTTCAACCAACTGGCGCAGATCCATTAGCGAAGTTCTGCCCTGACCATTCACCGTAAAGGCATATTGCAAAATAGTTCCCAGTGGCGAAACTAAAGGCGAAATTTCTGGCGGATGTACCCCTTCAGGAAGCTGATTTGTCACCTGCTGAAGTCGCTCTGTAACCGATTGTCTGGCTCGGTAAATATCAGCATTTTGATCAAATACCACATTCACCATCGACAGCCCCACCTTAGAGGACGATCGCACAATCGTTACCCCTGGCAAGCCATTAACCGCACTTTCAATCGGGATTGTAATTTGTGACTCCACTTCATCGGGCGCAAGTCCAGAAGCTTCAGTGTGAATATCGACTTGAGGCGGTGCAAATTCAGGAAATACATCCAGAGGCATCTGCGTCACAGTAAAGACTCCCCACAAGGTGATTAAAATCGCACAAACGACAATCAGCCATCGCTGCACGATTGAGCCTTTAAGAATCTGGTTCAAAATTGAGTTAGACATCGAGCTTAAACGTCTCCCTGATTTTTAGAACGAGAGTTAAGCTTTAGTTTTTTGCGACTGCTTTGACGATTTTTGAGTAGAAAAATTCCACCACCAATCAATGCCAACGCACTACCGCCAACAACTACACCACCAACTAGCAAGTTATTTTCTTGCGACAATACACCTTGATCGCTGTGAGCAATTCCTTTAACGTGGGCTTGATTATGTTCTGCTGTACTTTGGGGAGTGGCGATCGCGGTTGCAACTGCATTAGGACTAGCTACTGTACTGGGACTAGCTACTGGATCGGCTTTCTGAGTCTTGCGAGATTGGGCATAGAGAGACAAACTACCCTGAGTCACCAGTTTTTCGCCTACTGATAGACCATCAATAACTTCAATATTTTCTCCCTGCGTCTTACCAGTCTTGACTTCCACTGGCTCATAGAAGTTTTGGTACTGCACAAATACAAGCTGTTTACCATCGGCTTCAACCAAAGATGTTACTGGAACCATCACCCCTGCGGCACTTTTTGCGGTTTGAGCGATCGGTGTAACAATAATCCCAAGCTGTTGATCGGTTTCAGAATTTATCTGCACGCGCTGAATCTTGCCTTTAGACTGAAATTCATCTCCATGTCCGACATGGGCAAATACAGGGCTGGCGACGGCTAAAATTGCTGCTAGGGCAGCACTAACTAATGGCAATTTTTTCATAGGATATCCTCACAATGGCAAAAGGCTTAATAAATTCTTCAGTAGCTTGCCAGAGGTGCGATGAAATCGAGGTGAAATGCTAATTGTTTCGCTACAATCAAGCTCGTGATTAATTTACTTAGATCCATGCGAATTTTGCTTGTAGAAGATGAAATAGACTTAGGAACAGCGATTAAGCAGGTTTTAATTTGCGAAAAATATGTAGTGGATTGGGTAACTGATGGCGCTCAAGCTTGGTACTATCTCGAAAATCAATGGACAGACTATTCTGTGGCAATTTTTGATTTGCTCCTGCCCAAACTATCAGGGCTAGAACTATGCCAAAAACTGCGATCGCACCAAAATCCATTGCCCGTACTCATGCTCACGGCTCTAGGACAGCCCGAAAATCGGATCGCAGGGCTAGATGCAGGAGCTGATGACTATTTAGTTAAACCCTTTGTGATGGAAGAACTTTTGGCAAGGTTACGCGCATTGCAAAGGCGATCGCCAAATTTGCAACCACAAATTCTCACCATCGGCAAATTTTCTCTGGATTATGCCAATAACGCACTATTAGTGACGGAATCTGATCAAGTATCACAGGTTATTCCCTTAACAACAAAAGAGTTTCAGATTCTCACTTACCTCATGCAAAATGTCGATCGCATTATTTCAGGCAGCAAAATTCGCAATCAACTTTGGGATCTCAATGAAGAGCCAATCAGCAATGTAGTCGCGGCACAAATGCGTTTATTACGTCGTAAATTATCAAGCTATGGCTGTGAATGTCCGATTGAAACGATTCCCAGTCAAGGCTATCGGTTTAACACGCAGCCATGAACACCCATCTATTATTTCGCCGTAGCCGTACTCGTCTCGCACTTTGGTATGCGGGGGTGATGGCAGTAATTTTGAGTTTGTCGGGATTTGGTATGTATCGCTTTCTGATTCAATCCAATTGGGAAGCGATGGAACGGGAAATGGAATCGATCGCAGGGACTTTGCACGATAGTTTAGAACCGATGTTACCTGCTTCTGAAGAACCAACCGCAATTTTACGGCGGATTTTGCCAGAACTCTGTTTAGTAGACCAGCCTTGTAATGTCAGTCCTACTCTAATTCAACGGCATACTACTGGCATTAGCGATCGCAGTACATATTACATCCGTCTCTTCAATTATCAAGGTAAACTAATCGCCTTTTCCCCCAGTCAGATACTTAGAGAATTACCTTCAAGTTTATCTGATCATCCTTGGCAAACTTTTCAAAGTGCTAATGGAGTCCGTTATCATCAGTTCACGATTATTCTCCATAGCGATGATGCCAAGAGTCATCAGAGCCAACAACATAAAGTCAAAACTTCTTGGGGCTATTTGCAAATTGGGCGCACCTTAGAACCCTTTGATGCAGAAGTAAAGCGAATCAAAATAATTTTGGCGATTGGGTTGCCGATCGCGCTGATTTTAATCGCTATTTCTAGTTGGTGGCTATCTAAACTAGCAATGCAACCGATTTACAAATCCTATCAACAACAGCAACAGTTCACCGCCAATGCTGCCCATGAATTGCGATCGCCCCTCGCCAGTCTCCTTGCTACTGTCGAAGCAATCTTACGAGTACCACAAGCTAATCTCGCAGATACGCAAACTATGCTCTACAAAGTAGAAAAGCAGGGAAGGCGCTTGAGTAATTTAATTGCTGACCTACTGCTGCTGTCTAGTCTTGAGCAAAATTCATCTCCAAAAAAATTTCAATCCTGCTGTTTGAATGATTTAGTCAGCGACTTGACCGAAGAAAT
This window harbors:
- a CDS encoding efflux RND transporter permease subunit, encoding MSNSILNQILKGSIVQRWLIVVCAILITLWGVFTVTQMPLDVFPEFAPPQVDIHTEASGLAPDEVESQITIPIESAVNGLPGVTIVRSSSKVGLSMVNVVFDQNADIYRARQSVTERLQQVTNQLPEGVHPPEISPLVSPLGTILQYAFTVNGQGRTSLMDLRQLVEGNLRNQILSVPGVTQVTIYGGDERQNQVLVNPAKLRSLNVSLTEVTDAARGANSNAPAGFQIGGGQELLVRGIGKVKSIQDLQQSVVKVDNGKPILLRDVAEVKTGTALKRGDGSFNGKPAVVLMINKQPDVDTPTVTKGVEAVMQSLQTTLPADVQVARTFRQANFIDAAIKNVSGSLIEGIVIVSVIMLLFLMNWRTAVITLTAIPLSLLIGLMLMKAFGLGINTMTLGGLVVAIGSVVDDSIVDMENCYRGLRTNQAQGNPKHPFQVVYDTSVEVRLAVIFSTVIIVVVFAPIFSLTGVEGRIFAPMGLAYLLSIAASTLVAMTVSPALCAILLADQTLPQEGTFVSRWAERLYRPFLSLSMRSPMIIIGFALAALVATSVIVPSLGRVFLPEFREKSMVNSMVLFPGVSLDMTNRAGMALYNSLKGNPLYEWVQVRSGRAPGDADGAGVSMAHVDVELSDAALKNREESIKQLREAFNKLPGVAPNIGGFISHRMDEVLSGVRSAIAVKIYGSDLAQLRTIGEQVRDAIEPVAGLVDLQLEPQLPIRQVQIQYNRTAAATYGLSMEQISNVVETALNGRVVSQLSENQQLVDTVVLLQESSRNSLDDIRAIPLIAPTGQQISLGEVAQISYGMGANVINREDVSRLIVVSTNVAGRDLNSVVKDIQAQIQQKVKLPNGYFIQYGGQFESEERATNNLLVFSILAAIVIAVLMFFSVKSIPAAIAIMINLPLALVGGIISVALTGGVISIASLIGFITLFGVAVRNGLLLVDNYNNKFAQGMPLKDVIFKGSMERVNAILMTALTSALGMLPLAISSSAGNEILQPLAIVVLGGLITSTILTLLVIPAIYAKFGKWLVPKQKSLSIDNQFEVNENPQVLVKS
- a CDS encoding efflux RND transporter periplasmic adaptor subunit, yielding MKKLPLVSAALAAILAVASPVFAHVGHGDEFQSKGKIQRVQINSETDQQLGIIVTPIAQTAKSAAGVMVPVTSLVEADGKQLVFVQYQNFYEPVEVKTGKTQGENIEVIDGLSVGEKLVTQGSLSLYAQSRKTQKADPVASPSTVASPNAVATAIATPQSTAEHNQAHVKGIAHSDQGVLSQENNLLVGGVVVGGSALALIGGGIFLLKNRQSSRKKLKLNSRSKNQGDV
- the rppA gene encoding two-component system response regulator RppA encodes the protein MRILLVEDEIDLGTAIKQVLICEKYVVDWVTDGAQAWYYLENQWTDYSVAIFDLLLPKLSGLELCQKLRSHQNPLPVLMLTALGQPENRIAGLDAGADDYLVKPFVMEELLARLRALQRRSPNLQPQILTIGKFSLDYANNALLVTESDQVSQVIPLTTKEFQILTYLMQNVDRIISGSKIRNQLWDLNEEPISNVVAAQMRLLRRKLSSYGCECPIETIPSQGYRFNTQP
- the rppB gene encoding two-component system sensor histidine kinase RppB encodes the protein MNTHLLFRRSRTRLALWYAGVMAVILSLSGFGMYRFLIQSNWEAMEREMESIAGTLHDSLEPMLPASEEPTAILRRILPELCLVDQPCNVSPTLIQRHTTGISDRSTYYIRLFNYQGKLIAFSPSQILRELPSSLSDHPWQTFQSANGVRYHQFTIILHSDDAKSHQSQQHKVKTSWGYLQIGRTLEPFDAEVKRIKIILAIGLPIALILIAISSWWLSKLAMQPIYKSYQQQQQFTANAAHELRSPLASLLATVEAILRVPQANLADTQTMLYKVEKQGRRLSNLIADLLLLSSLEQNSSPKKFQSCCLNDLVSDLTEEMSELATASDIHLTSQVPSMEIYVLGNESQLYRLVSNLIANAIQYSPAQGSVHISLEVQDHNAVIAVKDTGIGIPKAEQNRIFDRFYRVDGDRSRKTGGTGLGLAIAQAIVHHHQGQITVKSDRSQGSLFMIHLPCFKHSPTALFHTSRLDPN